One Dreissena polymorpha isolate Duluth1 chromosome 9, UMN_Dpol_1.0, whole genome shotgun sequence genomic window carries:
- the LOC127845533 gene encoding uncharacterized protein LOC127845533, which yields MVSVPRAMHSKDFYDEKYIFRQPPLVVFMAMDSPRGTREHSKAKEMVKDEGSKLVHREVDVDMKLLDKFFRKLNPDTVIKRLVNHTRAEIFEEIDNINANSYDAFYFVVLSYLDKGHHHHHHEHEASDTGFKIQFYDKSIEMSELMDRVKSRPGMALKPKVFIVQADDLELLTPNIIHKAIPSGPGYKESIVKIPTDADQLLLVSTIPQSLVEKGHATSVAHSDGGIVTHPTEQDERARRENSGHTIPKSSLLIQAFAQVLRDSDLDVFSNTPTINGKVLELLKSLQLGNEFDDKIPVPNVYSTLTRFLCLK from the coding sequence ATGGTTAGCGTTCCACGTGCGATGCATTCAAAAGACTTCTACGACGAGAAGTACATATTCCGCCAACCACCCTTGGTGGTGTTTATGGCAATGGATTCACCGAGGGGTACCAGGGAACATTCCAAGGCTAAAGAAATGGTGAAAGATGAGGGCTCGAAACTTGTCCATCGCGAAGTAGATGTGGATATGAAGTTGTTGGATAAATTCTTCCGCAAGCTCAATCCAGACACAGTAATTAAGCGACTCGTCAATCACACGCGTGCAGAAATATTCGAAGAAATAGACAACATCAACGCAAACAGCTACGACGCATTTTATTTTGTCGTTTTATCTTACCTAGACAAAggccaccaccaccatcatcatgaACATGAGGCCAGCGATACGGGATTCAAAATCCAGTTTTACGACAAGTCTATAGAAATGTCCGAGCTGATGGACCGCGTGAAGAGTCGCCCAGGGATGGCCTTGAAGCCGAAAGTCTTCATTGTGCAGGCGGATGACTTGGAGCTGCTCACCCCGAATATCATCCACAAAGCTATCCCCAGCGGACCTGGATACAAGGAAAGCATCGTAAAGATTCCCACAGATGCCGACCAGCTTCTCTTGGTGTCAACCATACCCCAGAGTCTGGTTGAAAAGGGCCATGCGACATCAGTAGCTCATTCTGACGGAGGAATAGTCACACACCCGACCGAGCAAGACGAGCGAGCAAGAAGGGAAAATTCCGGTCACACCATACCAAAAAGCTCGTTGCTGATCCAAGCGTTTGCCCAAGTTCTACGTGATTCTGATTTGGATGTGTTCAGCAACACGCCCACTATCAACGGAAAGGTATTGGAGTTGTTAAAATCACTTCAACTTGGAAACGAGTTTGATGACAAAATACCCGTGCCAAATGTGTATAGCACGTTAACCAGGTTTCTGTGTCTGAAGTAA